The sequence below is a genomic window from Rhinopithecus roxellana isolate Shanxi Qingling chromosome 19, ASM756505v1, whole genome shotgun sequence.
CTGAGGGAGACATCTTGACCCAGCCCCAGCCCATGGCCTAGCAGGATTTCTCCAGGGCTTCAGACCCCAGGCTCACCGCTCCCATCCCTCACCCCACCTGCCCTTCCTATCCCCACAGCTGTGCCAGGAGGAGAAGCTGAGGGATGAGATTTACTGCCAGGTTATCAAGCAGGTCACAGGACACCCCCGGCCGTGAGTGGGGACCAGTGGGGTGGAGAGGCTTCTGGGGGCAGCTGGGCACCGTGGCCTGGCCAGCCTGAAGCCCGAGCTCTCTGCCCTGCAGGGAACGCTGCGCTCGAGGCTGGAGCTTCCTCAGCCTTCTCACAGGCTGCTTCTCTCCGTCGACCAGGCTGATGCCCTACCTGACCAAGTTCCTGCAGGATTCAGGCCCCAGCCAAGGTGCCCATGGGAGGGGGAGatggaggaggggcaggggtTTCTAGGACTGGGAACTTGGAGGGCTTGGGGAGGCCTGGTCACCTCATAACCCCAGCCTGGCTCCTCTGCAGAGCTGGCCCGGAGCAGCCAGGAGCACCTCCAGCGCACAGTCAAATATGGGGGGCGCCGGTGGATGCCCCCACCGGGTGAAATGAAGGCTTTCCTGGTACTGGGGGTGGCGGATGGGCATTGTGGGACaccctggggtggggggtgtccCCCACAGGAGACCACTGGCCGACTGACCACTGGCCGACTGACCCTGCAACCTGCCTTGGCAGAAAGGACAAGCCACTCGCCAGCTTCTTATTCACCTGCCAGGGGGTGTGGATTACAGGACGAATATCCATACTTTCACAGTGAGCTTGGGGGCCACCAAGGGAGGCGGGCTTGGGCATCAGTTCTGGGCCCCCCAGTGTCCCTCCCCCTCATCACAGCCTGTCCACATGCCCAGGTGGCAGCAGAAGTGCAGGAGGAGCTATGCCAGCAAATGGGCATCACAGAGCCTCAGGAAGTGCAGGAATTCGCCCTCTTCCTCATCAAAGAGAAGGGTGAGCTTGGGGACGGAGCCTCACTGTGGGGCCACTCCTCCGCCCGGGGGTGAGGTGGTTTGGTTTCTGCTGGGGTGGCAGGGTGGGGTGTGCGTGGTCTGAGCAGCGGTGGACCTAGGCTCCCCATGCAGGCAAGCTGGTGCGGCCCCTGCGGCCTGCTGAATACCTCAACAGCGTGGCAGTGGACCAGGACGTGAGCCTGCACAGCCGGCGGCTTGGCTGGGAGACCCCACTGCACTTCGATAACTCCACCTACATCAGCACCCACTACAGCCAGGTCAGCCTGCCTGCCTCCGAGCCGCTGCTGCAGTTTGAGGGCACGGCTTCCTGCCTGGGCGACTTCCAAGCCCCCCTCCCCACAAGGGTGTGGGTCTGTGGTGGCTGGGGGGTGACGGTGGCAAAACTAGGCTTGAGCCCCTAGAGCCACCAACTGATGGGGGCTTTGGGCCACCTCTGCCCTCCTCACCATGCTCCCCGCACAGGTGCTGCGGGACTACCTCCAGGGGAAGCTGCCGGTCAGCGCCAAGGCGGACACGCAGCTCGCCAGGCTGGCCGCCCTGCAGCACCTCAGCAAGGCCAACAGGAACACTCCCTCAGAGTGAGTGGGGGCACCTCCCGCCCCAAGCCCCTCCCCTTCTCCAAGGTCAAGGCCATTTGACTGGTACCCTTCCTGGCCCTAACTGGACTGGCCCAGAGCAGCGGGGCCTGGTGGACATCTGTCCTCTCCACCCCACCGGGAGCTCCTCTGGTTCAGGGCCCTCACCTTATTTATGTGTATGGATCCCTAGTCTTGCCCACAATAGGCACTGGTTCAGTTATTTGGCACATGCTGTATGCCCAGCCCTGTACCAGGTGGTCGGGACCAAACTGACCCTGGCCCCGCATCCTAGGCAGGACTTGCTAGCTTATGTGCCACAGCAGCTGCAACGGCAGGTGAACACGGCCTCCATCAAGAACCTGATGGATCAGGAGCTGAGACAGCTGGGAGGACACAGCCCCCAGGAAGCACAGATCAGCTTCATTGGTGGGTCTGGGGATAGGGACcgctggggtgggggctgggggccaAGAGGGAAGGAATGCAGGTAGAGGGGCGAGGAGGGGTCTGCACCTGCCCTGTCCCTCTCAGCTGACCTGAGGGGCCAAGCAGCGCAGGTTCCAGGGCCCTAGCAGCCAGAATTCCTGCCTGCGCCCTCTCCACCTGCAGAGGCCGTGAGCCAGCTGCCCCTCTTCGGCTATACCGTCTACATAGCGCTGAGAGTGAGCATGCAGGCCCTGTCGGGACCTGCTCTCCTGGGGCTCAGTCGCCAGCATCTCATCCTCATGGATCCCAGCTCCCAGGTGGGCAGCGCTCTTGCCCCAGCTCTGGCCTAGGGACCCTTGGGCCATTCCATCACCCACAGTGACCCCCTCCCTGGAGAGGAGACCAGCCCTGCTCTCTGCTGCCCCCAGAATCTGTACTGTCGCATTGCCCTGAGGAGCCTGCAGCGGCTCCACCTGCTAAGCCCACTGGAGGAGAAGGGGCCCCCTGGCCTGGAAGTCAACTATGGCTCAGCTGACAACCCCCAGACCATCTGGTTTGAGCTGCCACAGGTGAGCGGCCAGGCCTCTGGCCACCTTGGGAAGGTGGATGTGAGGGCTTCGCCCCGGCATGGCATGCAGTGGGAGCCCAGGCCGATGCCCACTGCTCCGGAGTGCTGTGGGCCGGGGCAGAGGCGAGGGGCTGGTTGGGGAGCCCTCTTGTAACAGGCCTTTCTCTGGGCAGGCCCAGGAGCTGCTATACACCACTGTCTTCCTGATAGACAGCAGTGCCTCTTGCACTGAGTGGCCCAGCGTCAACTGAGAGGAGTGTAGGCCAGGGAGAGACGAGGGTGAGGCCTCCCCTGGCCCAAGTCTCACCCAGATGGTCTGCCTTGGATGCTATCAGATCACTGTTCCAGAACCtgccacagcacagcacagctggcCCACATGCAGGCCATGAGGCAGGGGCTGCTATCATGTCACCAACAGGCAAAGAAAACAGCCAGACCCCCTCCAGGACGGCCTGGGCCCAAAGAGGGCTGCAGGAACTCGCCTGGGGAATCTGAGGTTGCCCAGTCTGAGGGAGATGCCCACCGGCCCCAGGCTCCGCCCAGGCCCCACATTAGCACAATCCCAGGCATGGGAGAAACAGCTGCTGAGGAAATAAAACTCCCCGGAGAAAAGGGCTGTGTGCACGAgtgcatgcgccaccacacaaCTTTATTCCTCTCCCAAACACCTCGTCAGGCCTGGCCTTCCTGAGCAGGAGCTGAGCAGAAACGGGGCCTGGCTGCAAAGAGCTGTGCAGAGCTCTCCTTGCACAGCTCTGACCTGGGCAAGGCTGGAAGCTGGCATCGTAATGGATGGGGAGTGGGTGGAGGACCTGAGGTTCCCCTGAATAGGTCCCAATACCTTGGACAGGTGGGCCTTGTCCTGACTTAAAACTCAGGGAGGGGCCACTCTTCCTTCGCCGCCTTCTGGCAGCAGCTCCACCATCCTCCACCTTGTCCTGGACGTGTGCCCTAAAAAACCCAGCCATGAGGGccaggagaggcagggaggctCTGAGAAGGGTCTATAGGCTTTGCAAGCAGAAAGAAAGGTGGGCTGACCTCTGACCTGGATTCAGGGGGTGTCTGGGGTCATCCCCAAAGCCAAGTATGGTTGGAAGGGAGAAGGACTGAGAAAAGACGATGGCACTGGCATCAGCAGGCGAGGCCCAGGCTGGCCCATGCTAGAATCTGGTGGAGGACGCGGGCCTTGCCCAGCCACCAGTTGGTCATCTCTGGGGGTCACACAGGCTGTGCCAGTCAGCTTCACTCTCACACCGAGCCCGGCCATGGAAGAAGTGCCTGATGAGGTTCTGAGCCTCTTCTTTCACTACAGATTCAGGGTGGGGGCATGAGGTGAGTGTCAGCCTCCTCCCTGTAGACCACCCTCCCAAGTACCTCCTGGCCCCGGCAATGCCAGTGCTCACCGCTCCTTCCAGGAGAGGTCTTCTGAGTCAGCAAGTGTGAGAGGTGGCGGGCAAAGCCTTTAAACAACtcctggaagggagagggagaagagaagcagagagcaggaCCCTGCCCTGACCCCCAGAGCGACCCACAGCCACGACCTGACGGCAAGGCAGGCCTCAGGGAGGACGGGCGCGGGACTGGCCCTGGCCCAGCCTGCTCTGGCCCACCGTGTTCTGGGGCTCACACTCCCTGCCTCCCGTCCCCACTACACCCACATACCCCAGGCCTGGGAGAAGGCAGAGTCCACCCACTCCCCCTACCTTGGAAGCAAACTTGCCCTCCTTGTAGAAAGGGGTCAAGCACTTGACCACAACATTTGCAGCCTCCTTCAAGGAGATGCCAGGAGCTGAGAGCTGACAGGGGTCTTGAGCTATGGGATTCAAGGTGCCCTGATCCCTGGCCGAGACGCTGCCCTTGACCTCGGCTAAGACGGAGGGCTTGGCTGAGGGGCGCAATCTCTTCTGAGGCTGGCTCTCTGGGTTCTCCTGAGAAGGGCCACAGCAGAGGGTCATTCCTGAGTTCCCTTCCACTGACCTGCTCCCCTCCTCCAAAGACTAGGCCCCCACACCAGCCCAGCCCATCTGCCGCTGGGTGTGGAAAGAGCACTGACTTTCCCTGACCCCTTGACCAGGGCACAACAGCTCCTGGCCTCGCCCACagccctcctctccttcccaacGGCCTCATCCCTGCCAGCACCTGCTGGGATGGAGGCCGCTTGCCCTTCcatgtgtcctttgcaggggtgGGCTGGACTTCAGGGGTGCCCTGATCTCTGGGCAGGCAGGTGCTGGTGGAGGGAAGAGCAGACATCACAGCTCTGGGTCCCAGCGGCTCCCTCATCCTAGGAGGCCTAGGAGAGCCCATCTTAGGGGTGAGCTCTGAGCTTCAGACGCCCAGTGAGCAAAGGGGATGCTGCCATGTGGATTCCAGAAGATTCTATGACTACCTCTACCCTTACCTTGGCCTCTCCCTGAGGCACTCTTCAGTCTGGGGAGGGGCAGGCAAACGTCCCCCGGCTCCATCTTCCTCCCCTGTGTATTTCTTTGGGGCCATCAGCGGTCCCTGAACCCCCTCACAGGAGGGGCAGGCACCTTCTGCCTCTGGGGCTGATGCCAGCGGAACTGGGCTTTCCACCCTTCGGCAGAAGAAGCGGGCGATGCTCTGAGAATCCTTGTGGGCCGCTGCAGCTAGGAGCTGCTGTTTCTTGCTAGCCCGGCCCTTGGCAAGGGAACTGCCCCCAGAGGAACTTTTTGCCTTCTTCTCAGGGGAGGGCCCCCCACAGTGAGCACTGCCTCCAGGGACCTCCCCTCTGGGCCCAGGGAGGGGCTCACTCCTATCCTCATCCAAAAGGCCACAGGGCCGGCTCGGGGGCTCGTGCTCGCCTCCCCGCTTGGGCTGGCGGGCTTGCTCCCTGATCCGAGTCGTCTCCATCAGTTCCGTGGCCGTCTGGAACGGGCGAGAGCCTTTGGGGAAACCAGCTCCCACCCGCTTGGGTTTGAGCTGTAAatgtgagcaggaggagaggaggtTCAGCCCACCAGGCCTCCTCAAGGGCTCCACTGGCTGGACCAGTCGCTCACATTGGGCCGGGGCTCTCGGGAGTGTGGGAGGGAAGAGGCAGGCAGGACCCTGCTGGGGAGCCAGGCCATGGCAAGAGGTGCACCCCTGAGGGCAGAGGGGAAGTGGAGCCTTTCCTGGTCACAGGTCTGGAGGCCACTGGGCCACAGCTCACCGAGTACACATGGGAGGCGGGTGGGATGTCATACTCATTGGGCTCGGAGGGCTCAGCTTGGGCACTGCAGCTCTTGGCACTGCCTCCCACGTCATAGGGCTGCCCATCCTTGGAGGCTCTGTGGATATCGGCCACCTGGACAGGGATGGACAGGGAGGCTGTGGCACCCGCCAGCTCCTCCTGACATGCCCCACCCAGCCCTCCTTTTCCACTAGGCACTAGAAGTGGGTTTCTGTGGCCAGTGGCTGCAGACAACTAACCACTGGGCAAGTTTTAGGCCTCCCATCCTCACAGGGTTGGCTAAAAACACCTCCGGCTAATGGAGAATGGAGCTCTACCCCCATAAACTGTCTCTGGGGTAGGCTGGGGAGGGTGGGTTCTGGGGTGCCCGTGCCCGGAGAGCTGGCAGACAGCTTCTGCCTCAGAGCATGGAGAGGCCCCTGCAACGACCCTTGGTCCGCCTGCACCAGGCTCACCTTCTTCAGCACGCTGGCCTTGTACAGGTTGGCCACCTTAGCATTACGGAATGTCTCATGTTCCAGCTCCACGGCCTTGGCCCGGAGGTCAGCTCTGTGGGTGCAAGGTAACAGGCACAAGGTATCAGGTGGGCCTGGGCTTCTCCCTGCCAAGCTCCTGTGGGACTTGAGGCCTGGTGGGGTAGGCCTTGGGCACAGGGATTCTGACTAGGACTCTCTGGGCACCCTGTGGTTTACTGTCCCTCAGCAGCTGCTGGCAGCACCTAAGTTGCAGCCATGCCTGGCTCTGGTAGGGTTTAGGGGCAGTCCCCTGGAGTAGGAGAGGTACAATCTGGGGAGAGGTGGCCCAAACAGGCCAGGGTTGATAGGGTCCTGCAGTCTCCAAGGGAATGAGAGCTTGGAGGGCTCCTCTGCCCAGTGACCCCCCGTGGAACTCACTCATCAGTGGTACATGTGGACTGGCGGTTACTGCTCAGCGCCTCCTCCAGAAGCCCCAGGCAGTGTTCCCGTGCCTGGCACAGGGGAGTAAGATTGGTCACACGGCctcgaggctgggggagggcccTGGGGGGTGTCTGAGGAGCTGCCCGTCTCTTACCTTCACAGTCAGCCTGGGGATCCTCCTGCTACAAGCCTCTTTCAGGGGACAGTTCTCATCTGTTGGCGGGGGAGGTCCTTGGTCCTTTCATTCCACCTTCTGCGCTCTGAGGTCCCCCACACCCCAGATGAGAATCCTCCCTCCATGCCCCGGGAAGAGCCCACAAGCCTCTAGGAACATTTTTGTACTGACCTGGGGGTACAAATTCTTCTATCTTGGGGTCTTTGCCCTGGAGGACAATATGAAGGGTCCATGAGGCGTCCTGCCCTGCCACAGGACAGTCCCATCCAGCACCAGAGAAGGGGCTGAGGTGCGAGCAGGGGGCCACCAGGGGCCCCGCACAAGCCACCGAGCACCTCCCCTCACCTTGCGCAGCTGCATCTGCTTCTGATAGAAGAGGTTCCACTCCCGCTTGTGGGCCTCATCTCTGCCTTCATCCCCGCTGCCTCCAGAACCTTCGTCGTACCTAGGGACAGACCAGGCATGAGTGGGCCTGGCCTGGACTCTGCCCTCCCCATGTGTGCTGCTGCTAGGACGGCAATGTCCCTGATGTCCTACCAGCTCAAGGGGGGATTGCAGCATCGTAGCACCTCTGGTCTGGCCTTAGCACCAAGGGAATGCCGGACGATTCCAGTGGGTTAGAGTCCCTGGCTTCTTGGCCCCTTACCTGCTGAAGCCCCCGTAGCCCTTGCGGCCTCCCTCATACAGCTCGGGGTCAAAGCCATTCCCCTGGGAGGGCCCGATGCAGGTCTTGCTCCAACTGCCGCTGCGCTCCAAGGCCTCCAGCTGCCTCCGCACGGCCATGGGGTTCTGGCAGTGGTCGCAGCCTTTGGCGCAGGCAGGCGGCGCATCCCCGAAGTACTTGGCAATGGCAGCATGGCGGCACCTGGAGCAGGAAGCACCGCAGAGGTGAGGGGCGGAGAGCCCAGCCGTCTGGCGTCTGTTCACCTGAGCCCTAATTGCTGGCCGAGCGAGCACTGCTGTGTCTGGCACCATGCCAGGAGCCCCACACCCCTCATCTCATCCAAGCCGCACCGGGCATCGTTTGGCTCTGCCCACTACACAGATGAGGACAATGAGGTGAAcaaactttcccaaggtcacgcAACACATGGGGGTCTCCCGGGAAGCAGGGTATGAACCCCACTCTGTCCAGTTACTCCTCTGCTCCTCCCCTCTGTCCTCTGGCAATGGGATGTACTGCACAGAGTTCAGACTCTGGGTGCAGATGCTGGCTCTGCCATGAAGGCTGTCTTTTGGGTGACACACTTTACCTCCTAAAGCCCATGCATTCCCACCAGTAAGAtggtgcaggccgggcgcggtggctcaagcctgtaatcccagcactttgggagg
It includes:
- the RECQL5 gene encoding ATP-dependent DNA helicase Q5 isoform X2, translating into MSSRHTTFPLDPERRVRSTLKKVFGFDSFKTPLQESATMAVVKGNKDVFVCMPTGAGKSLCYQLPALLAKGITIVVSPLIALIQDQVDHLLALKVRVSSLNSKLSAQERKELLADLEREKPQTKILYITPEMAASSSFQPSLNSLLSRHLLSYLVVDEAHCVSQWGHDFRPDYLRLGALRSRLGHAPCVALTATATPQVQEDVFAALHLKKPVAIFKTPCFRANLFYDVQFKELISDPYGNLKDFCLKALGQEADKGLSGCGIVYCRTREACEQLAIELSCRGVNAKAYHAGLKASERTLVQNDWMEEKVPVIVATISFGMGVDKANVRFVTHWNIAKSMAGYYQESGRAGRDGKPSWCRLYYSRNDRDQVSFLIRKEVAKLQEKRGNKASDKATILAFDALVTFCEELGCRHAAIAKYFGDAPPACAKGCDHCQNPMAVRRQLEALERSGSWSKTCIGPSQGNGFDPELYEGGRKGYGGFSRYDEGSGGSGDEGRDEAHKREWNLFYQKQMQLRKGKDPKIEEFVPPDENCPLKEACSRRIPRLTVKAREHCLGLLEEALSSNRQSTCTTDEADLRAKAVELEHETFRNAKVANLYKASVLKKVADIHRASKDGQPYDVGGSAKSCSAQAEPSEPNEYDIPPASHVYSLKPKRVGAGFPKGSRPFQTATELMETTRIREQARQPKRGGEHEPPSRPCGLLDEDRSEPLPGPRGEVPGGSAHCGGPSPEKKAKSSSGGSSLAKGRASKKQQLLAAAAHKDSQSIARFFCRRVESPVPLASAPEAEGACPSCEGVQGPLMAPKKYTGEEDGAGGRLPAPPQTEECLRERPSTCLPRDQGTPEVQPTPAKDTWKGKRPPSQQENPESQPQKRLRPSAKPSVLAEVKGSVSARDQGTLNPIAQDPCQLSAPGISLKEAANVVVKCLTPFYKEGKFASKELFKGFARHLSHLLTQKTSPGRSVKEEAQNLIRHFFHGRARCESEADWHSLCDPQR
- the RECQL5 gene encoding ATP-dependent DNA helicase Q5 isoform X1; amino-acid sequence: MSSRHTTFPLDPERRVRSTLKKVFGFDSFKTPLQESATMAVVKGNKDVFVCMPTGAGKSLCYQLPALLAKGITIVVSPLIALIQDQVDHLLALKVRVSSLNSKLSAQERKELLADLEREKPQTKILYITPEMAASSSFQPSLNSLLSRHLLSYLVVDEAHCVSQWGHDFRPDYLRLGALRSRLGHAPCVALTATATPQVQEDVFAALHLKKPVAIFKTPCFRANLFYDVQFKELISDPYGNLKDFCLKALGQEADKGLSGCGIVYCRTREACEQLAIELSCRGVNAKAYHAGLKASERTLVQNDWMEEKVPVIVATISFGMGVDKANVRFVTHWNIAKSMAGYYQESGRAGRDGKPSWCRLYYSRNDRDQVSFLIRKEVAKLQEKRGNKASDKATILAFDALVTFCEELGCRHAAIAKYFGDAPPACAKGCDHCQNPMAVRRQLEALERSGSWSKTCIGPSQGNGFDPELYEGGRKGYGGFSRYDEGSGGSGDEGRDEAHKREWNLFYQKQMQLRKGKDPKIEEFVPPDENCPLKEACSRRIPRLTVKAREHCLGLLEEALSSNRQSTCTTDEADLRAKAVELEHETFRNAKVANLYKASVLKKVADIHRASKDGQPYDVGGSAKSCSAQAEPSEPNEYDIPPASHVYSLKPKRVGAGFPKGSRPFQTATELMETTRIREQARQPKRGGEHEPPSRPCGLLDEDRSEPLPGPRGEVPGGSAHCGGPSPEKKAKSSSGGSSLAKGRASKKQQLLAAAAHKDSQSIARFFCRRVESPVPLASAPEAEGACPSCEGVQGPLMAPKKYTGEEDGAGGRLPAPPQTEECLRERPRPPRMREPLGPRAVMSALPSTSTCLPRDQGTPEVQPTPAKDTWKGKRPPSQQENPESQPQKRLRPSAKPSVLAEVKGSVSARDQGTLNPIAQDPCQLSAPGISLKEAANVVVKCLTPFYKEGKFASKELFKGFARHLSHLLTQKTSPGRSVKEEAQNLIRHFFHGRARCESEADWHSLCDPQR